In one Rhodococcus sp. B50 genomic region, the following are encoded:
- a CDS encoding VOC family protein gives MSVVTRNQPLGTPTWIDLGIPDLDRAMAFYGSVFGWEFDVGSEEYGRYTMCLLGGKKVAALMPNPDESAGKFWWNVYLATDDLDATVARSTDAGGTLLMGPMDIADQGRLAMVRDPSGAQFGLWQGWAHVGCELVNEPNTLLRNDLVTPNPGPAREFYAAVFDFTLDGNDDLPGVDFTFLRRPDGHEVGGIVGDPTASASSWGTLFQVVDADVAVAAARAGGGIADDPTDMPYGRTAEVTDPFGAKFTVGSPLLGVQG, from the coding sequence ATGAGCGTGGTCACGAGGAATCAACCACTCGGCACTCCCACCTGGATCGACCTGGGCATTCCGGATCTGGACCGGGCGATGGCCTTCTACGGGTCGGTTTTCGGTTGGGAGTTCGATGTCGGTTCCGAGGAGTACGGCAGGTACACGATGTGTCTGCTCGGCGGCAAGAAGGTCGCCGCGTTGATGCCGAATCCCGACGAGAGTGCCGGCAAGTTCTGGTGGAACGTCTATCTGGCGACCGACGATCTCGACGCGACCGTCGCTCGGTCCACAGACGCGGGTGGCACGTTGCTGATGGGGCCGATGGACATCGCCGACCAGGGTCGGCTGGCGATGGTGCGGGATCCGTCCGGTGCGCAGTTCGGCTTGTGGCAGGGGTGGGCACACGTCGGTTGCGAGCTGGTGAACGAGCCGAACACCTTGTTACGCAACGACTTGGTGACCCCGAATCCTGGCCCGGCGCGGGAGTTCTACGCGGCGGTGTTCGACTTCACCCTGGACGGGAACGACGACCTGCCCGGCGTGGACTTCACTTTTCTGCGCAGACCGGATGGGCACGAGGTCGGTGGCATCGTGGGTGACCCGACCGCCTCGGCGTCCTCGTGGGGCACGCTCTTCCAGGTCGTCGATGCCGACGTGGCGGTCGCCGCGGCTCGGGCCGGCGGGGGTATCGCGGACGATCCGACGGACATGCCGTACGGGCGGACCGCGGAGGTTACCGATCCGTTCGGTGCGAAGTTCACGG
- a CDS encoding vWA domain-containing protein, with amino-acid sequence MTTSPVFDADKIYAARLYAVRVRPYLATALYALHIVASPRVPTIGVDRHWRCYISPVFVAQRPIEELASILVHEVSHLLRDHHGRSDRYARAHDLAGRADRLRMNIAADAEINDDAFGDGLPLPDDAVLPSTLQLPAGRLMEDYLQQFGLGPCTDRLAWLDCGSGADGLSREWEWGPEGANALSDEQRDAVRFRVAHSIMGQPGSAPRGWRRWAEEALHPPQPWRTLLGAAIRSATSASGAGDDYTYRRPARRSAAVPGAVLPSLRRTPPRVSVIVDTSGSVSDADLGSALIEVAAIGRAVGGRRDLVTVLSCDAAARIVHPLCKAEDIPLVGGGGTDLRAGFDRALRGRLRPDVVVVLTDGQTPWPSSRPGCRTVVGLFPRVVARSESNPDFVPDRPPEWAHVVEIRTSRT; translated from the coding sequence ATGACGACGTCACCGGTATTCGACGCGGACAAGATCTACGCCGCACGGTTGTATGCCGTTCGCGTCCGGCCTTATCTCGCGACGGCCTTGTACGCGCTGCACATCGTCGCGTCGCCGCGCGTACCGACCATCGGTGTCGACCGGCACTGGCGCTGCTACATCTCACCCGTCTTCGTCGCCCAGCGGCCGATCGAGGAGCTGGCGTCGATCCTTGTTCACGAAGTCTCGCATCTGCTGCGCGACCACCACGGGCGCAGCGACCGTTACGCCCGCGCGCACGACCTGGCCGGTCGCGCCGATCGACTACGCATGAACATCGCCGCCGATGCGGAGATCAACGACGATGCATTCGGTGACGGATTGCCACTACCCGACGACGCCGTTCTGCCGTCGACCCTGCAGTTGCCCGCCGGTCGGCTCATGGAGGACTATCTGCAGCAGTTCGGCCTCGGTCCGTGCACCGACAGGCTGGCCTGGCTCGACTGCGGCAGCGGTGCCGACGGTCTGAGCAGGGAGTGGGAGTGGGGACCGGAGGGGGCGAACGCCCTCAGCGACGAGCAACGGGACGCTGTGCGTTTCCGGGTGGCGCACAGCATCATGGGGCAGCCGGGCAGTGCACCTCGCGGGTGGCGGCGGTGGGCGGAGGAGGCTCTGCACCCGCCGCAGCCGTGGCGAACCCTGTTGGGCGCGGCGATCCGCTCGGCCACTTCCGCGTCCGGCGCCGGCGACGACTACACGTACCGTAGGCCTGCGCGACGCTCCGCGGCTGTGCCCGGAGCGGTACTGCCGAGTCTGCGGCGGACCCCACCGCGGGTCAGTGTCATCGTCGACACGTCGGGTTCGGTGAGCGATGCGGACCTGGGAAGCGCACTGATCGAGGTCGCTGCGATCGGTCGGGCTGTCGGCGGACGTCGTGACCTGGTCACGGTGCTGTCCTGCGACGCGGCCGCGCGGATTGTGCACCCGCTGTGCAAGGCCGAGGACATTCCTCTGGTCGGTGGCGGTGGCACGGATCTGCGCGCCGGGTTCGACAGGGCGTTGCGCGGGCGGCTCCGTCCCGATGTGGTGGTTGTCCTCACCGACGGGCAGACACCCTGGCCCAGCAGCCGTCCGGGCTGCCGAACGGTCGTCGGCCTATTCCCCCGCGTTGTGGCCCGCAGCGAATCGAACCCCGACTTCGTTCCGGACAGGCCGCCCGAATGGGCGCATGTGGTGGAGATCCGCACCTCGCGCACCTGA
- a CDS encoding AAA family ATPase, with protein sequence MHMSSTLLPGRSLNNELDSAAALLTMLGAVTTEPRPNDRLEALTLAVAADLPVLLWGEPGIGKTAALTQLAEAVDLPLTTVIASVHEPSDFSGLPVLGDDPATHGVPMAPPDWAVRLVQAGRGLLFLDELSTAPPAVQAALLRLVLERRIGALQLPPGVRIVAAANPPSSAADGWELSPPLANRFVHLHWTYDHDVVVRGLGGTWPRATLPRLDPEKFSDAVTFARRAVCELLSARPALVHQLPSSQTRRGSAWPSPRSWDMTVRLIAFATATSSSKDVLSLLVRGSVGDGPGFELLAAIERMDLPDPEALLADPAAADLPERGDLRQAVLDAVVAAVRRQPGKSRWDAAWTLLVTAAESGPPDLVVVPATTLATLRRDDWEVPASIDELAGVVSVARSADDAAAQAGR encoded by the coding sequence ATGCACATGTCTTCCACACTCCTTCCCGGCCGTTCTCTGAACAACGAACTCGACAGTGCCGCAGCACTGTTGACGATGCTCGGCGCGGTGACCACCGAGCCTCGCCCCAACGACCGACTCGAAGCCCTGACCCTGGCGGTCGCCGCCGATCTACCGGTACTGCTGTGGGGTGAACCGGGAATCGGCAAGACCGCCGCCCTGACCCAACTCGCCGAGGCTGTCGACCTACCACTGACCACTGTCATCGCGAGTGTGCATGAGCCGTCGGACTTCTCGGGTCTTCCGGTTCTCGGAGACGACCCCGCAACTCACGGCGTCCCGATGGCACCACCCGACTGGGCCGTCCGACTCGTGCAGGCCGGGCGGGGACTGCTGTTCCTGGACGAACTGTCGACGGCTCCGCCTGCCGTGCAGGCGGCCCTCCTCCGTCTCGTCCTCGAAAGACGAATCGGGGCACTGCAACTCCCACCCGGTGTCCGCATCGTGGCTGCCGCCAACCCGCCGTCGTCGGCAGCGGACGGCTGGGAACTGAGTCCACCGTTGGCGAACCGATTCGTTCACCTGCACTGGACCTACGACCACGACGTGGTCGTCCGAGGTCTCGGCGGGACCTGGCCGCGCGCGACACTGCCGCGCCTCGACCCGGAGAAGTTCTCCGATGCGGTGACGTTCGCCCGCCGCGCGGTCTGTGAGCTGCTCAGCGCGCGACCCGCCCTTGTGCATCAACTCCCCAGCAGCCAGACCCGACGCGGCAGTGCCTGGCCGTCGCCGCGGAGCTGGGACATGACCGTGCGGCTGATCGCGTTCGCGACCGCCACCTCGTCGTCGAAGGACGTGTTGTCCTTGTTGGTCCGGGGGAGTGTCGGCGACGGACCCGGTTTCGAGCTACTGGCAGCCATCGAGCGTATGGACCTTCCGGATCCGGAGGCGCTGCTCGCCGACCCGGCGGCTGCCGACCTCCCCGAGCGCGGCGATCTGCGCCAGGCCGTTCTCGATGCGGTCGTCGCCGCGGTCCGCCGACAGCCGGGGAAGTCGCGCTGGGACGCGGCGTGGACCCTCCTGGTCACCGCCGCAGAATCCGGGCCGCCCGATCTCGTGGTCGTTCCGGCGACCACACTGGCCACCCTGCGCCGCGACGACTGGGAGGTGCCCGCATCGATCGACGAACTTGCCGGTGTCGTCTCGGTCGCTCGGTCAGCGGACGACGCCGCTGCGCAGGCCGGCCGATGA
- the mshC gene encoding cysteine--1-D-myo-inosityl 2-amino-2-deoxy-alpha-D-glucopyranoside ligase: MQSWSDVAIPSVPGQGPPLRLFDTADRAVRPVTPGGTATMYVCGITPYDATHLGHAATYLTFDLVNRIWRDAGLDVHYVQNVTDVDDPLFERAERDGEDWVVLGMRETALFREDMEALRVLPPRDYIGAVESVNEVVELVEKLVASGAAYIVDDAEYPDVYFRTDATEQFGYESGYDHDTMMQFFAERGGDPERPGKRDPLDALLWRAQRPGEPAWPSPFGDGRPGWHIECAAIALNRIGSGFDVQGGGSDLIFPHHEYSAAHAEAVTGDRRFARHYVHTGMIGLDGEKMSKSRGNLVFVSKLRGEGVDPAAIRLGLLSGHYRVDRPWTDEVLSTAQARLALWREAAALSSASSVEDTIARLRQHLADDLDTPKALDALDGWAKFAVERGGDDAAAPGLFADAVDALLGVPLR; encoded by the coding sequence ATGCAATCTTGGTCCGACGTCGCGATCCCGTCCGTCCCCGGCCAGGGGCCTCCGCTGCGGTTGTTCGACACCGCGGACCGAGCGGTGCGTCCGGTCACCCCGGGCGGCACCGCGACGATGTACGTGTGTGGCATCACCCCCTACGACGCCACGCACCTCGGCCACGCCGCCACCTACCTGACCTTCGATCTGGTCAACCGCATCTGGCGCGACGCGGGCCTCGACGTGCACTATGTGCAGAACGTCACCGACGTCGACGACCCGCTGTTCGAACGCGCCGAGCGCGACGGTGAGGACTGGGTCGTCCTCGGCATGCGCGAGACCGCCCTGTTCCGTGAGGATATGGAGGCGCTGCGGGTACTGCCCCCCCGCGACTACATCGGCGCGGTCGAGTCGGTGAACGAGGTCGTCGAGCTCGTCGAGAAGCTCGTCGCCTCCGGTGCGGCGTACATCGTCGACGATGCCGAGTACCCCGACGTCTACTTCCGGACCGATGCCACCGAGCAGTTCGGCTACGAGTCCGGCTACGACCACGACACGATGATGCAGTTCTTCGCCGAGCGCGGCGGCGACCCGGAGCGTCCCGGCAAGCGCGACCCGCTCGACGCCCTGTTGTGGCGCGCGCAGCGTCCCGGCGAACCCGCCTGGCCGTCGCCTTTCGGTGACGGACGCCCCGGCTGGCACATCGAGTGCGCGGCCATCGCCCTCAACCGCATCGGCTCGGGTTTCGACGTGCAGGGCGGTGGCAGCGACCTGATCTTCCCGCACCACGAGTACTCCGCCGCGCATGCCGAAGCCGTGACCGGCGACCGGCGTTTCGCCCGGCACTACGTGCACACGGGCATGATCGGCCTCGACGGCGAGAAGATGTCGAAATCGCGCGGCAACCTGGTGTTCGTCTCCAAGCTGCGCGGCGAAGGCGTCGATCCGGCCGCGATCCGCCTCGGTCTGCTGTCCGGCCACTATCGTGTCGACCGGCCGTGGACGGATGAGGTGCTCTCCACAGCGCAGGCACGACTGGCGCTGTGGCGCGAGGCGGCGGCGTTGTCGTCCGCGTCGTCGGTCGAGGACACGATCGCGCGCCTGCGTCAGCATCTCGCCGACGACCTCGACACCCCGAAGGCCCTCGATGCCCTCGACGGGTGGGCGAAGTTCGCCGTCGAGCGCGGTGGTGACGACGCTGCGGCGCCAGGCCTGTTCGCGGACGCCGTCGACGCACTGCTCGGTGTGCCGTTGCGCTGA